In Colletotrichum higginsianum IMI 349063 chromosome 1, whole genome shotgun sequence, the DNA window TAGATTATTATAGACGTTGCTTGTTACTTGAGGGATGTTCATCCACTCTCTTGAAGAAAAACCTGAACACAGCGTAGTGAGATCCTCTGTCGGAGCAGTCACCAGACGTGGATGCTGCgaagaaacagtgattcCGTGCAAGTTTAGATCTCCGCTTCTAGTTCCAAGCTCTACTTATAACCAGGAACCACAACGGAAGCGAGCTTGGACCGGAAGACTTGTTCTCGGGCTCAGTCGTTGTCTTTGAGTCGGCACATAGGCATTGTCTCATGCAATGAGTCTTTGACGGTGACATCCTTGCCAAAAGAGTTTGAACACATCTGTCAAGACTATTGGCCAGATACACTTAGGGCTCTGTTCAAGTTTACCAAGAGAACAAAGATTGGGAAAGAAGAGGGATCAACACTTGCCAACACCCGACTACATACACTCGTGAACCTCGTTTCAAGCTCCATATCTCCAACAACCCATGGTGTAATCTTGTGTAACGGCTGTTGTTGTCCCTTGTTCGTTTGGTTTCCACTCGCCAACCTTCAATGCATTTGCTGAAGTCAGACTTTTGACAAACAAGCCCCTTGGCTCAAGGGTCTCCAAGCAGTCCATGGTGTTATTGAGGAATTTGTACCATTGCAGGAAATCATGGGTACGTACCTTTTCACCTATCTGACGTCACGTGCCTGAAGAACACATGGACCGAAAGCCCAAAGAAGCTTTGGCCAGTCACCGATGCACAGCGACACTCGAGGTACGTATCTCGGTACCTACCCTCCCCCACTGAATCCCACTATCGACGGGAACTTGGAGAGCTCCGGCGGGCTTCCATAGTGATCCTAAACTTCCGCTTCCACGACTCGACACGTCGAGCATACCGTtccccctcgacgacgacctcgcgAACCTGATCAGCCAGCGGCTCTCCGACCGAGACTTTCTCTGTTCGATACAAGACAACACCGACGACTGACAAGGAACACAAACAGCCAAAACAATTAGATTGGCCACGCCTGAAGCATCACAATGGACTACGTCGACAAGCGCCTGCAGGAGGAAGCTGTGAAGCTACACGACGCACAAAGGCATGATTTCTCCTTTACGCCTATCAAAATCAGACTGCTAACAATTTCCCCCTCCAGCGGCGGCTTCTTTACCCCCCTCAacatcatcttcctcctcgtcctcggctaCACGACCTACGTCCTCCTGCGCCCGACCCCGCCCCCGAAGCTCCCGAAGGAGCCACCCGCCATCGTCTTCCGCGTCTTCACCCCGCGCACCTTGCTCCCcttcgacggcgaggacggcaagccCGTCTACCTCGCTGTTCGCGGCCGCGTCTTCGACGTCACCCCGGGCCGCAACTTCTACGGGCCCGGCGGGCCCTACTCAAACttcgccggccgcgacgcctCGCGCGGTCTGGCCCACGGCAGCTTCGACGAGGATATGCTGACagaggacctcgacggtcCGCTTGATCCGCTCGAGGGGCTCGGCCCGGACGAGGTTGAAGCCCTGGTGGGCTGGGAGGAGAGTTTCCTGTCCAAGTATCTCGTGGTCGGCAAGCttgttgccgtcggcgaggaggagaagaagtgAGGGAGACGTGCTCGGCTGGAGTTTCCGGGAAGAGTCCCGAGGTGGCTGGCATGGAAAACGCATCTGAGATCAAACTACGGCATCGCGGCCTAGCTAGCACAGAGTCGGGTGTTCAGGACACCATGCGTTGATCCAATCCGCGGCTTCACATCCGACGCGATGGTTGTGACGACGCCCGAAGCAGGCAAAAATGGATCTGTGGCTTGACGTCTCATTTGTGCAGCAatagcagtagcagcagctACCGCCAGTACATCCTCGGATGGCACTTCCCACGCTTTCCTTTGCGGCATTCCACAACTGACATTGTATAGTGAGAGCATGCATTGTCAAGAAACAAGAGAAAGCGTTTGACAAGGCAACAATGGTGAAAGGCCGCTATCAGGCTAGCCAGGTGAAAGCGTCCGTCCTCGGAGGTGAGATTAGGGGCGCGATGAGCTGCTGATGGCGGTGGCTTGGCCCCAATTCCACAGCCATCCATACCACATGCATAGTAGGCAACGAGAATTCGGCACGCCAGATCCGCGTGGCTTGGCGGTTGCATCGAGCCGCTGTTGCAGTCTCTCGCTAGCCGTCTCATCGGTGATCCTTCGCTGGTGCCGCGGGAGACCGTCTGCCGGTCTGAACGGTGTGCACTCGGATCGCTGACCTCTCATATTTCGCTCGCATGGTTCCTCCATGGTCCTTGATGGTTCATGCCATGTTTTATTCCGCATTGTCGTTTCCATGTTCCTTGAAAGGCCGCCCCCTCTTTCGTTCTTCATACAACAGCCGGGGGGTTACACAACCGACTGGCCAACAATGTGGTATAATGTGGCTGGATGCCGTTTGGCCGTCAGTGAGATGGTCATCCCAGACGAGTTGGGGGCTGGCGGGAGTCCCTAATTATAGCACCCGGTCGGTCGGATTCAGACATGGGCTGCAGATCCCGCGGCGCCTTTGGCTGCCCTTGTCCCGATTGTGCCTCGACCATATGCTTGTGCCACCACttgagtgggtgagtgagtgagtgggtgagtgagtgagcgagccAGCGAGTGAGCACCGTTCTGCCATGGTTGTGTCTCCCCTGCGGAACACGACACAGCCCCTGACGAGTTTAATCTCGTGCTTCGTTGCTTCGGCCAGTCACCTTTCCCCCAAAATGCGCCTTGTCTCGGCGGGTGTCTTGGGTGTTATTGCATCGCTCGGGGAAAAGCGCAAGGGGAAATAAGTACATGCCATGCTCCCACATCTATACCTGGCCAGCTGCATCTAGGCATGCGCATGAGAGGCTTAGCCTTCAGCCCtaggaaagaaaagaagctgttcaagagggaaaaaaggacAGGGGATGGGGGGAAACAAGCTCATCGTCCACATGGCACCATGGCACATCGTCACCTAACCCCATCCCCCCTTGGCCATCCTTTCTTCTCACTCACACCCTCTCCCAAGTCTCCTCTTCCATCCAGCCTCAGCCTCGATCCGTCCATTCGACACCACTAGTGACACCAGCCATTTCTGTCCATTAGCTCggctcagctcagctcagctcagctAACCCCGGTACCTAAAGTCTCATTTATTCAAAAGGGCGTCCGTCGCGCCTTGCTCGTTCGCTTCTTGTTGTCTTGAAAATTGAACCTGCAACTCACTGACAACGTAATACCCCCTGAACGACGATCGATCTGATACCCTTGCTCTCAAGCCCCGAATCCTTGGATACATACCCAGATCGTTGGACGAT includes these proteins:
- a CDS encoding Membrane-associated progesterone receptor component 1 → MDYVDKRLQEEAVKLHDAQRHDFSFTPIKIRLLTISPSSGGFFTPLNIIFLLVLGYTTYVLLRPTPPPKLPKEPPAIVFRVFTPRTLLPFDGEDGKPVYLAVRGRVFDVTPGRNFYGPGGPYSNFAGRDASRGLAHGSFDEDMLTEDLDGPLDPLEGLGPDEVEALVGWEESFLSKYLVVGKLVAVGEEEKK